In Actinomadura luteofluorescens, the sequence GACACCGAGGAGTACCCCTCGATGTCGGTCATCAGGTAGGACGCGGGGCCGGTCTTGTCCGCCGCGCTGCGCGCCCAGCCGCGGGCGAACGCGTGCGCGTCGACGGCCTCGCCGTTGCTGAAGCTCGTCCCGCTCCTGAGCGTGATGGTCCACTTGCGGCATTCGGCGTCCGGCCTGATCGCCGTCGCGAGCCGGTTGCGGGCGGAGCCGTCGGCGCCGACCTCGGTGAGGCCGGTGAACAGCTGCTTGCTGAGGAACCGCTCGGTGCCGCTGAGGGCGCGCGAGGGGTCGAACCCGCCGTCGGTGGCGGTCGGCGTCGACATCGCGACGGGCAGCGTCCCGCCGATCCGACCGCCCGTGGCCGTCGTGCCCTGGGCGCCGTCCCCGCGGAACTGGACCCAGGCGACGCCGGCGGCGAGGACCAGCACGGCCAGCGCGGCGCCCCCCACGCTGGCGAGCACGCCGACGCGGGGCCCCTTTCCGCTGCCGGACGGCTTGGTGAAGTCGACTCCGGGAGAGGAGACGGACGGCCACGTGGCGGGGGTGCCCCCGTTGACCGGCTGGGTCGGCGAGGGCCACCCCGCGCCGGGCATGGGCGGCGGCATGGGCGGCGGCGCGTGCGGCACGGGAGGGCCGGCCTGGAAGGGCGGCGGCGCCTGCGAGCGCAGCCGCGCGGACTCGGTGGCCGCCGTCTGGGCGCCCTGGGTGAGCATCAGCGCGTCCTGGGTGAGCGCCGGCGCGCCGGTCTGCCGGGCGCCCGGCTGCGGAAGGCTGCCCGCCAGCGCCAGCAGGTGCGCCAGGACCTGCTGGGAGGCGGGACGCAGTGCCGGGTCCTTGCTGAGGCAGTTCGCCACGATGCCGCGCAGCGGCTCGGGAAGGTCGCCGAGGTCGGGCGGCAGGTTCAGGATGCGGTGCATCACCGCCGGGATCGAGTCCTGCCCGAACGCGGGCCGGCCGTTCGCCGCGTACGCCATCGTCGCGGCCCACGCGAACACGTCGGCGGCCGGCCCCACCGGCGCCCCGGAGATCTGCTCGGGCGCCATGTAGGCGGGGGTGCCGATCGCCGTGCTGGACATGGTCCCGGTGGCGTCCAGCGCCCGCGCGATACCGAAGTCGATCACCCGCGGGCCGTCCGGCGCGAGCAGCACGTTGGCGGGCTTGAAGTCGCGGTGCACGACCCCCGCCTGGTGGATCGCGGCGAGCGCCGTCATCGTGCCGATCGCCAGCCGGTCCAGGTCGGCGCCGCGCCGCGGGCCGTCCTGCGCCAGCACCCGCGACAGCGCCGGCCCGTCGATGTACTCGCTGACGATGTAGGGGCGGTCGCCCTCGACGTCGGAGTCCAGGACGCGGGCCGTGCAGAACGCCGACACCCGCTTGGCGACCGCGACCTCCGCCGCGAACCGCGAGCGGGCCTTCGGGTCGCCGCTGAAGCGCGCGTGCAGTAGCTTCACGGCGACCCGATGGCCCGGTTCGTCCTCCCCGAGGTAAACGGCGCCCTGCCCGCCCTCGCCGAGGAGGCCGGTCAGCCGGTACGCGCCGAGCCGGGAGGGGTCGCCCTTGCGGAGGGGGGCGACCTCGGTCATGCGTTGGACGTCTCGGTCATGACTTGGACACGGTCCCGTAGGCGGTCGCGCTCGTCTCGGACTGGCTCTGGCGCCACTCCCACCGCATCGAGGTGCCGCCGGAGGACGGGACGAACGTGACGTACCCGGAGGCGCACTCCTTCGGGTCCATCCCCCCCATCGGCGTCTCCCGGTACTGGACCTTCGCGCTGTCCTCGTCGCCGGACAGCAGCGACAGCCGGGTGTAGCAGGTGTCCTGGGCGCCGGACGGGTAGGTGTACGTCGCGACGCCGCTGGAGTACAGCAGGGAGAACTTCACGTTGAAGGACGTGTGGCCGGATCCGGCGCCCGGCTGGTACCCGTTGCCGGTCCAGTTGCCGAGCAGCCCGCCGGTGGTGCTCGAGGTCGGCGTGTCGCTCGGCGTGTAGGTGTTCGGCGGCGAGTAGGTCGGCGTCGGCGGGTCGTCGTCGCTGTTGGCGCCGATGATGGCGAGCACCACGACCACCAGGACCACGATCAGCGCGAGCGCGCCGCAGCCGATCGCGATGATCGGTCCGGCGGAGCTGGACTGCTTCGGCGGCGGGCCGTACTGCGGGCCGGGCGGCATGGGCATCCGCGGCTGGCCCTGCGGCGGAGGCGGCATCGCCCCGCCCTGGTACATCGGCATGGGCGGCGGCGTGATCGGCTGCTGCGGCGCGCCCGGGCCGGGCATCCCGCCCTGGTGCAGCGGCATCGGCGGCGGGGTGATCGGCTGCTGCTGAGGCCGGGGCCGCGGCGCCGGCGGCACCGGGGGCGGCGGCGGAAGCTGCGAGGCGATCCGGGTGCCCTGGTTGAGCAGGTCCTCCTGCCCGGCGCCCTGGTTGGCGGGCGCGGCGCCGACGTGGCCGAGCAGGTTCAGCAGCAGCTGCGCCGCGGGCGGGCGCAGGCCCGCGTCCTTGGACAGGCAGCGCCCGATCAGGTCGCGCAGCGGGCCCGGGGGCAGCGCCGACAGGTCGGGCTCCTCGTTGAGGATCCGGTTGATGATGACCGGCAGCGTGTCGGCCTCGAACGGCGACTGCCCGGTGGCGGCGAACACCATGGTCGCCGCCCAGGCGAAGATGTCCACCGCCGGGGTGAGCGGCGCGCCGGTGAGCTGCTCGGGCGCCAGGTAGCCGGGCGTGCCGACCACCATGCCCGTCGCGGTGACGGCGCTCTCCTGC encodes:
- a CDS encoding serine/threonine protein kinase — its product is MPDAAPLEPGDPRALGRYEVIGRLGAGGQGAVYLGKAPNGEYVAVKLLHAQMANDPAARARFTREVAAAQKVEPFCTARVLEADVQGDQPYVVSEFIDGPSLHDVVAHDGPRSAAELERLAIGTVTALAAIHEAGIVHRDFKPNNVMLASDGPRVVDFGIARTVNSQESAVTATGMVVGTPGYLAPEQLTGAPLTPAVDIFAWAATMVFAATGQSPFEADTLPVIINRILNEEPDLSALPPGPLRDLIGRCLSKDAGLRPPAAQLLLNLLGHVGAAPANQGAGQEDLLNQGTRIASQLPPPPPVPPAPRPRPQQQPITPPPMPLHQGGMPGPGAPQQPITPPPMPMYQGGAMPPPPQGQPRMPMPPGPQYGPPPKQSSSAGPIIAIGCGALALIVVLVVVVLAIIGANSDDDPPTPTYSPPNTYTPSDTPTSSTTGGLLGNWTGNGYQPGAGSGHTSFNVKFSLLYSSGVATYTYPSGAQDTCYTRLSLLSGDEDSAKVQYRETPMGGMDPKECASGYVTFVPSSGGTSMRWEWRQSQSETSATAYGTVSKS
- a CDS encoding ABC transporter substrate-binding protein, with the translated sequence MTEVAPLRKGDPSRLGAYRLTGLLGEGGQGAVYLGEDEPGHRVAVKLLHARFSGDPKARSRFAAEVAVAKRVSAFCTARVLDSDVEGDRPYIVSEYIDGPALSRVLAQDGPRRGADLDRLAIGTMTALAAIHQAGVVHRDFKPANVLLAPDGPRVIDFGIARALDATGTMSSTAIGTPAYMAPEQISGAPVGPAADVFAWAATMAYAANGRPAFGQDSIPAVMHRILNLPPDLGDLPEPLRGIVANCLSKDPALRPASQQVLAHLLALAGSLPQPGARQTGAPALTQDALMLTQGAQTAATESARLRSQAPPPFQAGPPVPHAPPPMPPPMPGAGWPSPTQPVNGGTPATWPSVSSPGVDFTKPSGSGKGPRVGVLASVGGAALAVLVLAAGVAWVQFRGDGAQGTTATGGRIGGTLPVAMSTPTATDGGFDPSRALSGTERFLSKQLFTGLTEVGADGSARNRLATAIRPDAECRKWTITLRSGTSFSNGEAVDAHAFARGWARSAADKTGPASYLMTDIEGYSSVSDAGTGLLSGVTVVSGTSFEVALTSPNCDFADRLSEPAFMPVPEEAGKVDNAAFNTRPIGNGPFKLREYSKGASVSLVRNDGWAFGKTKLDGVTVMLTDDSAKGRTAYTAGQTDWYAVGTEDLASTPRTGLVSHPAPFTRMLVPITARGPMESKEARQAVSYALDRSKLSLALGGFPKPAYGIVPAPVPGFGRRGACPSCDGTDAEKAKMLAAQAGLRTGGTVRLYYRQSPVDQRLAAVVGSQLKSVLGLQVEMKSYPISEFTKYRDDVMSKDASGLAFLPYGPDYPGAYTMLWPLLGGGEENATGFYNLGKWRNDTFDGTISRALRTATPADRTALFRQAEKVALDDMALIPLLNDTRVAMVRPGKYVRLEPDYDGDPTAATAALK